The Allochromatium tepidum genome has a window encoding:
- the dnaB gene encoding replicative DNA helicase codes for MATGFDELRVPPYSLNAEQSLLGSLMLDNSAWDRVADMVSEGDFYRREHRLIFEAITKLATVDQPFDVVTLADTLESSQRLNDVGGLSYLGTLVSQTPSAANIQAYAKIVRQTSVRRQMIAAGTAIADSAYHPEGREASELLDEAERRVFAIAEQESRGGGGFQPIRSLLTQAVERIDTLYLRGESITGLATGFADFDEMTSGLQPSDLIIVAGRPSMGKCVAADTEILLDDGRIATIEDIVRARQARLLTLGDDWRFGWTQPSAFVDDGRKPVFRVTTRLGRRIETTAPHPYLTPAGWRPLSELQVGESIAVPRRLPIFGREAMRDCEVKLLGYLIGDGSLTGTRPLFTNSDPRVRADFSAAADAFGGVRAAVKLFRDRTAQVSVASDQSRLAELRQCFADALCSACERIGLSQRSLALSIGASPASVCNWAHGRRLPNPAMFAALESVFGDELTTCLPDGRESAAKNAPNALTRWLTTLGLWGHDAHAKFVPAPVFCLPKDQLALFLNRLFTTDGRATVLTSGQPQLGYATVSERLSRQIQHLLLRFGIIAKRRQRRIQRPEGESLIWQLDITDAESIEIFAREIGIFAKESALSRVLEALQGRRRQTNCDLIPRAFWERIARLKGDESWSHLAQRAGLRGTSNIHVGRRDLSRPRLAALAEALGDRYLAEAAAGDVYWDRIVAIESIGERQVYDLTIPETHNFVANDICVHNTTFAMNVAENIAIQSKRPVAVFSMEMPGDSLAMRMMSSLGRIDQHRVRTGKLEDDEWPRLTSAVNLLSETSIFIDDTPALSPTEVRARARRLKREQGDLGLIVLDYLQLMQAPGAGENRATEISAISRALKGLAKELSVPVIALSQLNRSLEQRPNKRPVMSDLRESGAIEQDADLIVFIYRDEVYNKESSDKGIAEIIIGKQRNGPIGTVRLTFLGKYTKFENYIGNYYGEDEH; via the coding sequence ATGGCCACCGGCTTCGACGAACTGCGTGTCCCGCCATACAGCCTCAACGCCGAGCAGTCGCTGCTGGGCAGTCTGATGCTCGACAACAGCGCCTGGGATCGCGTCGCCGACATGGTCAGCGAGGGCGATTTCTATCGGCGCGAACATCGTCTGATCTTCGAGGCCATCACCAAGCTCGCCACCGTCGACCAGCCGTTCGACGTGGTCACGCTGGCCGACACACTGGAGAGCAGTCAGCGTTTGAACGACGTCGGCGGGTTGTCCTACCTGGGTACCCTGGTCAGCCAGACGCCGAGCGCGGCCAACATCCAGGCCTATGCCAAGATCGTGCGTCAGACCTCGGTGCGGCGCCAGATGATCGCCGCCGGCACGGCGATCGCCGACAGCGCCTACCATCCCGAAGGCCGCGAGGCCTCCGAGTTGCTCGACGAGGCCGAGCGGCGGGTCTTCGCCATCGCCGAGCAGGAGTCGCGCGGCGGCGGCGGTTTCCAGCCGATCCGCAGCCTGTTGACCCAGGCCGTCGAGCGCATCGATACGCTCTATCTGCGTGGTGAGTCGATCACGGGTCTGGCCACGGGGTTCGCCGACTTCGACGAGATGACCTCGGGGCTCCAGCCCTCGGATCTCATCATCGTGGCGGGGCGGCCGTCGATGGGCAAGTGCGTGGCCGCCGACACCGAGATCCTGCTCGACGATGGTCGGATCGCCACCATCGAAGACATCGTGCGCGCGCGTCAGGCGCGTTTGCTGACCCTGGGTGACGACTGGCGGTTCGGGTGGACGCAGCCGAGCGCCTTCGTCGATGACGGCCGCAAGCCGGTGTTTCGTGTCACCACCCGGCTGGGCCGCCGGATCGAGACCACGGCGCCCCATCCCTACCTGACGCCTGCCGGCTGGCGTCCGCTGTCCGAATTGCAGGTCGGTGAATCGATCGCCGTGCCGCGCCGTCTGCCGATCTTCGGTCGGGAGGCGATGCGTGATTGCGAGGTCAAGCTGCTCGGCTACTTGATCGGCGATGGCAGTCTGACCGGAACCCGACCGCTCTTCACCAATTCCGATCCTCGGGTTCGGGCGGATTTCAGTGCGGCTGCCGATGCCTTTGGCGGAGTGCGTGCGGCCGTCAAGCTGTTTCGGGACCGCACGGCTCAGGTCTCTGTTGCGTCCGACCAGTCACGTCTCGCCGAGCTTCGGCAGTGTTTTGCCGACGCGCTTTGCTCGGCTTGCGAGCGAATCGGGTTGTCGCAGCGGTCGCTCGCCCTGTCCATCGGTGCGAGTCCGGCCAGCGTCTGCAATTGGGCACATGGCCGCCGTCTGCCGAATCCCGCGATGTTTGCAGCGCTTGAGTCCGTATTTGGTGATGAACTGACGACCTGCTTACCCGACGGGCGGGAGAGTGCGGCAAAGAATGCGCCCAACGCCTTGACTCGCTGGCTGACGACGCTGGGACTCTGGGGCCATGATGCTCACGCCAAGTTCGTCCCGGCGCCTGTATTTTGTCTGCCCAAGGACCAGTTGGCGCTCTTCCTCAATCGACTCTTCACGACCGACGGCCGGGCGACTGTGTTGACGAGCGGACAACCTCAGCTCGGTTACGCGACGGTCAGCGAGCGCCTGAGTCGACAAATACAGCATCTACTCTTGCGCTTCGGCATCATCGCCAAGCGGCGACAGCGACGCATCCAGCGCCCGGAAGGGGAAAGTCTCATCTGGCAACTGGATATCACGGATGCCGAGTCGATCGAGATCTTCGCGCGTGAGATCGGAATCTTCGCGAAGGAATCCGCACTGAGCCGGGTTCTGGAGGCACTCCAGGGACGCCGACGCCAGACCAATTGCGATCTGATTCCACGCGCCTTTTGGGAGCGCATTGCGCGACTCAAGGGGGACGAGTCCTGGTCACATCTTGCGCAACGCGCCGGCCTTCGAGGGACGAGCAATATCCATGTCGGGCGTCGCGACCTGTCGCGGCCACGCCTTGCGGCCTTGGCTGAAGCCTTGGGAGATCGCTATTTGGCGGAAGCGGCCGCCGGCGACGTCTATTGGGACCGGATCGTCGCCATCGAGTCGATCGGTGAGCGGCAGGTCTATGATCTGACCATCCCCGAGACGCACAATTTCGTCGCCAACGACATCTGCGTGCACAACACCACCTTCGCGATGAATGTCGCCGAGAACATCGCCATCCAGTCCAAGCGCCCGGTGGCGGTCTTCAGTATGGAGATGCCCGGCGATTCGCTGGCCATGCGCATGATGTCCTCGCTGGGGCGGATCGATCAGCATCGGGTGCGCACCGGCAAGCTGGAGGACGACGAATGGCCGCGTCTGACCTCAGCGGTCAATCTGCTGTCGGAGACCTCGATCTTCATCGACGACACCCCGGCGCTCTCGCCGACCGAAGTGCGCGCGCGCGCGCGTCGCCTCAAGCGCGAGCAGGGTGATTTGGGGCTGATCGTGCTCGACTATCTTCAGCTCATGCAGGCGCCCGGCGCGGGCGAGAACCGCGCGACCGAAATCTCGGCCATCTCGCGCGCGCTCAAGGGATTGGCCAAGGAGCTGAGCGTCCCGGTCATCGCGCTCTCACAGCTCAACCGCAGTCTCGAACAGCGCCCCAACAAGCGTCCGGTGATGTCGGATCTTCGTGAATCGGGAGCGATCGAACAGGACGCAGACCTCATCGTCTTCATCTATCGCGATGAGGTCTACAACAAGGAAAGCAGCGACAAGGGCATCGCCGAGATCATCATCGGCAAGCAGCGCAACGGCCCGATCGGGACCGTGCGCCTGACCTTCCTCGGCAAATACACCAAGTTCGAGAACTACATCGGCAACTATTACGGCGAGGACGAGCACTGA
- the ubiG gene encoding bifunctional 2-polyprenyl-6-hydroxyphenol methylase/3-demethylubiquinol 3-O-methyltransferase UbiG, translating into MSTAHLSAPSIDPEEVAYFERLAHRWWDTEGPFWPLHRLNAFRVDYIRRHLCAALDLNPAAERPFAGLRILDIGCGGGILSESMARLGAEVTGIDITEKNLQAARLHAQWSELAIDYRLASVEQLAAEGVSFDAVLNMEVVEHVEHLPDFLAACAHLVRPGGLMVVSSINRTPVAWVMAILGAEYILGWLPRGTHHYRKLVRPAEVAQGLGAGYRPVHETGVRVNPFNRAFGYTRWKAVNYMMVRQRHT; encoded by the coding sequence ATGTCCACCGCCCATCTCTCCGCGCCGAGCATCGACCCCGAGGAGGTCGCCTATTTCGAGCGGCTCGCCCACCGCTGGTGGGACACCGAGGGACCGTTCTGGCCCCTGCACCGACTCAACGCCTTCCGGGTCGACTACATCCGCCGCCATCTGTGCGCGGCACTGGACCTCAACCCCGCCGCCGAACGTCCGTTCGCGGGTCTGCGGATACTCGACATCGGCTGCGGCGGCGGCATCCTGAGCGAGTCCATGGCCCGACTCGGCGCCGAAGTGACCGGCATCGACATCACCGAGAAGAATCTCCAGGCGGCACGCCTGCACGCCCAATGGAGCGAACTGGCGATCGACTACCGTCTGGCGAGCGTCGAGCAACTGGCGGCGGAGGGCGTATCGTTCGACGCGGTACTCAACATGGAGGTCGTCGAGCACGTCGAGCATCTGCCCGACTTTCTCGCCGCCTGTGCGCATCTGGTGCGGCCCGGCGGACTCATGGTCGTGTCCAGCATCAACCGCACACCGGTCGCCTGGGTCATGGCCATCCTGGGCGCCGAATACATCCTGGGCTGGCTGCCGCGCGGAACTCATCACTACCGCAAGCTGGTGCGGCCCGCCGAGGTCGCGCAGGGACTGGGTGCGGGCTATCGCCCGGTGCACGAGACCGGCGTGCGCGTGAATCCGTTCAATCGCGCCTTCGGCTACACGCGCTGGAAGGCCGTCAACTACATGATGGTCCGGCAACGGCACACCTGA